CCATCTGTGCCATGCTCAGGAATATGTGATGGGCCCACGAGTTGCCTTGATGGATGGCTGCAGGTGGTGTCCAGCGCTCCTGCCTGGGGTTCCCTGCTCCACAGGAAGGTTCTGCCCCCTGGCATTGTGCACAACGAATCCATCGGTGCCTGCATCCCTGTCTGAGTCACCTCCAGAAGAACCCGTGTCTGGTGCCACCAACCAGACAATCAAAAGGCAGCAAAATCCAATCAGTTTGTTTTAAGACTGGGGCAGAATGGGTCAGGAGTGGATTAATCTGTGCTGCTAATGGACGTGGCGAGTGCCAGGCGCTTAATTCATTGTCTGGGATGTAAGGCTGAACGCTCATAAATCCAATCCCAGCAAGATGACAGAGGTAAAGCCTCACTTAAACTGATTAACCGGTCTCTTGCAGAGTGTGTGTGCGGGGAATGTGCCATTTCAGATTTGGGTGTGCAGCTGGGATTTATGACACGCTGGCTGTGCTGCGGCGGCACCGCCTCGGGCCCGTAACGTGAGAGGCTGTGCCgggcctgccagccccagctgacCTCGGTGGTGCCTCTGGGCTGTGGGGTGGAGGCCACTCGCTTTGAAACCACTGAGAGGGACCTGGGTGTGAGGCAGCGCTGGGGCTGCACGCTCTGCTGGAGGGGAGCAGGCAGGAAGCTCCTGCCTGCTTCCATCGTGTGTGTTTCCCCAAATCTCTGATTGCTGCACCACGAGGTTTTGCTCATTTGTGTTCCTCCTGCCTTGCCTTGCTGCTGATGGGTCTCCACTGCTGAATGCCACAAAGAGAGTGTGTAAGATGTTGGAGTTGCTGTAGTGTCAGCCAGACCTGAAGACAGGTAGTGATTGGGTTTTTGGAACTGCTCCCTGCGATAGcatcaggcagagctgcagcccatccctgccagcactgccaaAGCTGCTCCCACGTGGCTCAGCCAGCCCCAACCTGTGGCAAACGTGTTGTTGCTGAACtggccttttccagccccagactGAGGTTTGGCTAAACAAGGTGGTATTTGTGAAATTTGATCGTGTGCCTGAGGGGTTTAGGCCAAGTTCTCCATGCTctgggctgctgccagggcaggaggtgctgggcTGATCTTCTGGTCTCGCTGTGCTCCGGTGACAGCACAGAAACCTTCATGTTGCCAGATGCCATTTCTGGGAACTTCTCTTCCAGTTTTATGTTACATTTTGGGCTTTCCCACAACTTAGGGCTTCTGTAGGTATTACAGGTCTGATGTTCATGGAAATGTTCCTTGGGGATTATTCACCTTTATCTCAGTGTTTTTATGTTTAGTCTATGGAGCCCTTGTTAAAGCAGGTTATCAAAGTAGAAATGGATGTGACTTTGTGTTTTATTGTCACAAGAAGTTGATTCCCTGCATGGACCGATGGCAGTGTGGGGAGCAGAGCTTTGAGTGCTCTGGGTCTGGAGAGTTGCATCACTGGGGGGAGCTGGAAAGCACAGAGCTAATGAATAAGGTCCCTGTAAAACTGGTTATTCTGGGGAGCTGTGTTGTGGCAAGAGGCAGAACGATGGATGTTGGGCTGGATCTACCTGGCTTGGTGCTGCTGGCATGTCTGCAGTTGTGCAGGGTCAGTGGGTGCTGACTTGGGGCAGGGAACGCTGCAGAAAGTGCCTGTGGCTTGTAATCCTGGAGTTCGGGAATGTGGACAGACAGTGCTGGTCAAGACTTGCTTCCCTCTAATGATCTTGGCCTCTGATAGTGGAGACCAGCCCTTCTCCACGGTGCCACAGCTGGATTTTGGCAAGCCCAAGCCCGTGTTGTCCAGGCAGGAACGTGCCTGAGGCCAGGCCTGTGAGGACATCACGCCTTCCCTTCTGAACCTTGAGATGGATCCGCAGGATTTATTGgaatggttttttttcttctcctgtaaCAAAATAAcatcttgtttttgttttaactTCTTCTCTGCCTGGTGCTCTCCTGGCACAGATCGTTTATGCCGAGCGGCCGCTGACCGACAACAACCGCTCCTTGGCCTCCTATGGCTTGAAGGACGGCGACGTGGTGATCCTGCGCCACAAGGAGACGGTGGAGCCGCGGCCCTCCCTGCGCTTCCCAGGTGagacagctccctgccagctctgcctgggccTCTGGGCTtcatcagcacccacccagcacTGGCACTGGCAGAGTCCTTTAGCACAGAGTGCTGACAGGGGAGGGTGGCTGGGGTGAGGCGGTGGGGATTGTAAATGACCCAGAGGGCTTCTGATGCAGTGTTTTATTCTGAGGAAGGCAGCACCATTTTGCTGTTCCTCTGGAGTGAAACAGTGTGGAGGCAGTGAGGAGGTGACTGGTTCAGATCAGGCTCGTTAAAGATGTATGAGTTTCCTACAGCCGCTGGTTCCCTTCCTGCTGGATTTGATGGCTCAGACCCAGCCTCTATGGATGTGTGTCCTGAGCCTGTCCTGTGGCAGATTCCCTGAGAAGCCACATCTTGCCAAACCCCGTGGTTTAATCATGTGTGCATGCCAaaagctcctctgggaatgcctgAGTGGAGCCTCTGTCCTGCCTTCCACAGCTGCTCCTAGCAAATCCCCAACATAAAATATCCCTAGGAAAGGTGCCACAGGCTGAGAAGGGCGTGGGAGCATTGCTGAGGTCCTCATCCTGCCTCAGCTGGAGGATGGGTACCTGCAATGCAGGTCTGCAGGAGTGttactacttttttttccccctgctttttttTAACCCAAGAGCCTCTGAAGTGCCTCAGAGCCACTGGGTTTAGCCCTGTAGTCCCTCCATGAGGAATTCACGTTTGTGAAGCAGGGAATAACCAGTCAGCAAGTGCATTTCAGGGGATTAGAAATGGGGCAGACAGACGAGACCAGTTACATAAATGAGCCAGCGTTGCTAACCCAGTAACCCGGGGACgtggctgctgctcagggaaTCTGCTCTGGTGCAGCATTGAGGGCAGCTCTTCCTTCCCGTGCTTTTCCCAGCAGAACTGCAACACGAAGCACCAACATTGTGCCCTTCCTTTCAGGTCTGCCCAGGATCGATTTCAGCAGCATCGCTGTTCCCGGGACATCCTCGCAGCAGCCTCCGCCCCCGGCGCAGCGGCCGCGCCCCTCGCCCCCGGACGGGCCCTCGTTCCCTCAGGGCCTGGACAACCCGGCCCTGCTGCGGGAGATGCTGCTGGCCAACCCCCACGAGCTGTCCCTGCTCAAGGAGCGCAACCCGCCCCTGGCCGAGGCCTTGCTCAGCGGGGACCTCGGTGAGCCGGGcttggggctgggcttggggcTGGGCGGGGTCAGCTCCCATCAGGGGCAGCACCCGAGCTGCATTCCTTGATAGAAGGTGCAGATAAGAGCTGCCAGGTGGGAGCACTCAAGGCAGAGGTCCTCCATTTCTGCGTGTATTTCTCCTGCTTGGCATTTTTAATATCCTCTTTAATATCTCCTACTCAGAAATATCAGAGGCACAGACAATTTGGTTGTCTGtgaacacaagtgactcagctcctGATTTTTACACTAAGATACTCCTTACTGCACATTTTCCAATAAAGGTGATGTGtttgctgcagcccagctgggaCTCAGCAGAGAGCAGCACACTCCTAACCCAGCTCTGTCCATAGTGACCTTGTGCTGTGGAAGTGAATTGcagaaagggagagagaaaagagCAAGGAAATTGTGTTTTTTAGGAACTTTTTCAATAGAAATAGTCATAAATGTGTACGTTTCTGTTAATCTTGGAAGTGTCTGTGTGTTTTGGGCACAGTTAAAACCTTGTCCTTTGCTTCTTCTGTAGCTGATGTTGGTCCCTTGTTCTCCCTGTGGTGAAAGATTTGAACCCTGGTGTCCTTTAGGTGTGAAAAGAGAGGAGTTTTGGGCTGCAGTAGATGAGCTCCTGAACCTCTGCAGGATGTTTAGTTGGGACATAAATCCTGTTGAGTGTGGAGAAATAAATGAAGAGAAGGAGCTTCTAGCAGGAGATTTTATCCACTCTCAGGGTTAAATCTGAGTGATTTCTCTCTGTTAGAGGAAACCAGAGAGGAACTTCCATGTTGTCAGCCTGTTTTGTTTTTAACTCTGCCTTTAGTTCATATCAGAACTGAAGCTTTCTTTGCACTCTCAGGCTTTTTTGTGCATCTTGCTGGGAGTTTTTCCCATCACCTTAAGCAGGGGTGCTGCTCTTGGCACAGGAAACCAGAGGTTAAGCCCAAGACATCCAGAactggctcctctgctgctctgcctgatcTGTGGACATCAAGCTTTGACCCAGTTGTGCATTTTCAGTCCCAAATTGCTGCATTGGGCTGTCAGGAGGAAGTGGTTTGGGCTGGTTTTCccttgctgtgctgcactgctgctgctggcagtgtttgggcacagctccagcttgGATTCCCAAATATCTGCAGAGATCCGtgccctgtggctgtgctggatgAAGGCAGTGCTGTACAGAAGCCTGATTTCAAAAATCCAACAGTCAAATATACCAAACACCTCCCTGAGCACAAACAGCCTTtgagccagagctgctgccagggctgccaaggcctTTTGGGGACGTACATGATCCCACTCAAATAGTAAAACATGGCCAGAGGCCATCTGGAAAGTGGGAATCTAAAAACTGATCTTAAAATGTGCATTTAGACCTGGCTAACACCTCCTGGTAGGCATTCAGCTTTAGGGATTATAATCTCTGGTTTTGCCATGTTCCTTGAGTTTGAAAGGAGTTTTATCATTAGcctttgtgtatttttttaaatttttttctctataAAAGTGTATGTGCCAGGAAATTGAGTTTGATTGTGCAGTGTTTGGGTAGGAACATGAGGAGAGGGAGCTCTGTCCAGTTGCTTTTCATCTCGGCAGGTTCCCAAGTTTGCCACTGATCCTCTGAGGTCCTTCCGCGCTGCCCTCAGAGGGagctttttcctgtgtgctgctgAGTCTGTTCCTCAGCTGGCATCAAAAGAAGCGTTTGCTGTGCCAGAATTTGATTTGCAAGAGTAATTTCCAGTCAAAAGCATTTCTTTATCTCCCTGTTCCCGCAGAGAAATTCACCAGGGTGTTGCTGGAGCAACAGCAGGACCGGGCCCGGCGCGAGCAGGAGAGGATCCGGCTCTATTCCGCCGACCCCTTTGATCTCGAGGCACAGGCCAAGATAGAAGAAGACATAAGGTAACAAACCAAAGGCGTGTAGGCATTGGGGTCCTCTCTGGGGAGAAAAAACTGCTCTGTGCTTCCATCCATGGTGTTTTTTCCTCAGAGAAGGCAGAATCTAAGCACATTGCTTGTACCAAGGAGTTTGTGTGCAGGGCAATGCTCTGGGCCACCTTTGCATGTGGgaagggtgggatttgggaacaTGGAGGTGCATCCCATCCTTGAGATGTGTCCCACTGAGATCAGAGTGTTGTTCCCTGTGAGAGTAGGAAGGCCCTGGcaaaggctgcccagagaagctgtggctgccccatccctggaagtgttcagggctggacagggcttggagcaacctgggatagtggaaggtgtccctgccatggcagggggttgcactgggtgggctttaaggtttctgccagcccaaaccattctgggactgTGTGATATGAGGTGACAGCACTGTtatctgtgctgtgtctgtgtgtgtgatgtcTTGGAGCTGCCTGAGCTGCTTCACTGGAGCACTTGTGGAGAGCACATCTCTTGAGGCCTGGGGCATGTTTTGAGCCCAAGAGCTGGGCTGGTGCTGTCTCCCCAGCTGAGCTCTGCACAGCAACAGGGCATTGTTCCTCCCAGCTGCCCTCGAGATTTGCTTTTGCATCCTGCTAATTGTTCCATGTCTGGCTAATTCACTGATGAGAGGCTCTGCAGAAATGCATCCTGCTCATCACTCGCTCCCTCTTGCTGCCTTCCAGATGTAATTGTGTTGGGCTGAGGCTTGATTTCTTCAGCTGAGTGCTAAATCCTGGAGTTGGTTCATGGCTGGTGGTTTTCCCCTGATAACAAAGTGTCTGTCTGCCACAGACCCATTGTTGGACAGGACCAGAATTCACTGGGGGTAGGAGTGCTCTCACATTACAACTGACAAGGTCTTGGTGCCAGAAAAAGACCCAGAAATGCAGAAAATAGATATTTGTAGGTAGTGAAACATtgctcagaggcacaggaatgCTTCCCTTCTTCCTTAGATGAGGGACAGATAAAGGGGTTGTGCCCAAGGTTCTGCAGCTGTTTGGGCTGAGCCATCCCCAGATTTCACACCCCATCAGTGAAAAATGAAATGGCATCAGAATTgaagccttttccccttttttggggAGACAAAGCAGTTTTGGATGCAGTCACTACAGATGCCCATCACTTGCAAGATTATCCTTGAGCTGTGAGCGATTTCTTAAAGATCATTTTTTTTTGTTGGCTTGAATTTGCACCAAGGACTGGTGCTTGTGGTGGTGTTCTTTCTGCTATTTTGCTCACCTCCCTCCTTTCCTATGCCTGGAAAAGGAAAGATACCAGGGAAACCTGAGGATTTGAatgttcagctgctgtgtgggaTTCCAGTGATGTAGCTATTGGCAACACCTCCGTGTACCCTCAGCATGACTAATGAATCCACAGGTTTTTTCTCTGAGTTCTCCAGGTTAACATGGACGTGGGGTTCCTGTTGGCAACACAAGGCTGTCAGGTGTGAGTTAGGCAGGGGTTGGAAGGGGCAGTGGCTGCTGGGGAGTGACTCACTGTCTCTGGACTCAGCTGAGATCATTCCTGGCAATCTTCAGCTCCCAGGTCTGTGTTTCACTAAGGAAGCAGTGGTTTAAATGTGTATTTGTAAGGTGAGCAGCAGCAGGTGGGATTTCCAGGTCTGTCTGTGAATCACAGGGATGTTACAAGGTCTGGGTGACAGAAATTTtggtctctctctcttctccacaAAATTCAGGCAACAAAACATTGAAGAGAACATGACGATAGCGATGGAAGAGGCACCCGAGAGCTTTGGGCAGGTGGTGATGCTCTACATCAACTGCAAAGTCAATGGACACCCTGTGAAAGCCTTTGTGGACTCAGGTGCTTTCTCCACACTCTCTATCACTGAGGGCAACATTAAACATTCCAGTAGTTTTCCCAAAATATCCTACGATAAAGCACTGCATGACAAGAATTTGGAGCACTTTACTGAACCCTGAGCACAGCCTGAGTGAGCAGAGCAGATTGTTGGGAGAAGCAGTGTGGGAACACCCTGGATTAGGGCTCCTGGGAGAGTTTCTGGGACTTCCATGCCTGGAAGGTCTCTGCCATGTGTGTGTGTCTTATCTCATTTTACAGGCAGGGAGATTTCACACACCTTTAACATGGTAGTTCCCATCCACATCCTGCAAGGAGAAGTTCCTGGGGTTGTTCCATCCCTACAGTAATGGTCAGTGCTGACCTGTGTGGGCAGCCAGGTCAGCACAGTTGGTTCACAGGAAGCCTTTATGCCCTGGGGCAGGTGCGTTGGTTTCCCAGCCACTGAGTGCCAGATCTTAAGCTCTTCTAGGAGAAAATACAAGTTTGTGCTGAGCCATCAGGATTTAACACCAGTTCTGTTGCTGGCAGGTGCCCAGATGACCATCATGAGCCAAGCCTGTGCTGAAAGGTGCAACATCATGAGGCTGGTGGATCGGCGGTGGGCTGGCATTGCTAAGGGTGTGGGGACACAGAAAATCATTGGCAGAGTGCACTTAGGTAAGTCCTGGCATTTTTGGGGCAGCTTTAGCAGAAATTACTGCATTTCCTGCACTCTTAGCACTGAGGATCGGTGCTGTAATTGCTAGGAGCTCCTGCAGAGTAAAATCAAAGTGCATCTGcaatgtgtttgtttgttttgggcaCAGAATTCTGTCTCATTTAATGCTGTAACACTTGGGGGGTGAGGGAGTCCCAGCTCCTGCACACACAGGACATGTTCTCTGGGGGCAAAACCCGAGGTGAATGTGAAACACCACAACCTTCCCTGTTTCaggtggcactgctgggcaggGTGAGCTGCTCAGGAAGGGTTCCCACACAGTGCAGTGTTTGCTGTTTCTTTGGAAAGAAAAGCCTCTGTGCTCTTGTGCAGCCTTTCTGCATGGAGGACACTGCCCTTACTACCAAAAAATCGATTCTGTTTGCTGTTGCTGCTACTTAGACTTGTGCTCTAATGAACTGTTTGCAGCCCTCAAGCTTGGAGGGTCAGAGAAGCAGGACAGGAGGTTCTCAGGCACATCAGCTTTTAAAATAATTCCTCTGGGACCATGGCAGGCCTGACAGTCCTGGGGCTTGCACAGGGCCACACTTTCTGTGACCAAAAGGGTGCATCAGAGTGCTGGTTTCAGATTCTCCCAGACCTTTCCCTTACCAAGTGGAAGAAGAGAAATCAGATTGTTGTGCTGTAGTGGGAACTTCTGTGCCTTGTGTTTCAGCTCAGGTGCAGATCGAAGGGGATTTCCTGGCGTGCTCCTTCTCAATCCTTGAAGAGCAGCCCATGGACATGCTCCTAGGACTGGATATGCTTAAGAGGCATCAGGTATCAAAACCTCTTTTGAAACAGTTACCTGGCTCTTGCAGGTTTAGTGAGAAGTGCAACAAAAGGACAGGAGGTTCTCAGGCACATCTAAAGTTTGTGAATTCATCTAAAGTTTGTGCATGCCTGGCCTGTGAATTCATAGGATTTTCCTGGGGAGAGTTGATGGTGGATTACCTTCCAGCCTGGAAGCACATCCATCATGGACAGCTCTAGGGtgtctggctgctgcctggagcttTTTGCTCTGATCAAAGATGCCCAGAGCTTTCCAACAGAATGATTTATTACAAATTGAGCCAGACAGGGCCCTTTGCTTAGAGCTGATACTCCTGGCCCACCCTCACCTGCTGCGAGCTGTTGGACACGGATTGCCTGACCTCACATCCCCCTTTACCCCTGGGAGCCACCTGGCTCTCTGCAGGCCCTGACGTGTGGATGCTCTCTTGCAGTGCTCCATTGATCTCAAGAAGAACGTGCTGGTGATTGGCACCACGGGCTCTCAGACCTCCTTCCTGCCCGAGGGGGAGCTGCCCGAGTGCGCGCGGCTGGCGTACGGCGCGGGGCGCGACGACGTGCGGCCCGAGGACATCGCCGACCAGGAGCTCGCTGAGGCAATACAGAAATCCGTAGAGGAAGCAGGTACCAGCAGGAGCTCACTTGGAGCAGGAATCTGTGCATTTCTTTCTGCTGCATGTCAGGATGTCTGTGAGCTGTTCCCCTTCCggctcctgggagcagcagcagccagtaAAGGGTGGAGAGAAGGGGTTTTATTCTTGCTTGTGGCCTCTGAGTGcacttctctcttcctttctgggCTGCAGAACCTGCATGGAGGCATTCAGGGCTGTTAGCTGTTTATTTGgtgctctccctgcagcttccCACCTGCTCTGGTTTCCTGGCCTTCAAGCTGTGGAGGTTAATGGTTCTCTGTGACTGGGATCACATTGTAGTGCCCAGCAGGGACATggctcagctgtgctgctgctgcagctttggGGAGGCTCCCAAAACCCTCCTCTTATTGGCTGCACCACGTAAAAATAGAGCAGCTGTAGCAGTGACAAAAGTTCATGACAATTTTTAGAATTCGCACTATTTCAGCATTTTTCCCTGCAATGGTGCTTGTGCCCTTGGAGGGGGAATTGCCTCCTTGCAGTTGCTTAGAAGTTCAAAAGCTGAATTCACATCCTCAGCCTTAAATATGACCTGCAAAGAGAACTTTCACCCTCCTGCAGTTCTGTTCCCAGTGTCCCTAGAATCCAAATGCTGCACAGATGGCCACGTGGAGCTTTGGTGGCTGCAAAATTGAGCAAAGTGATTTTATTTTCAGCCAGATAGCTGAAAGCTGAACTATGAGCCAAAACCAGTCTGAAACTCAAATTTTCTGTTCAACTCTTCCCTTAGTTCAGCTTTTAGCTGAAGGGGAAATTCattattttttccctgctgttccagagaagctgtgaatacCTCAGGGTATATTCCTTAAGCCTTTTCCAAAACTTTTAAAGATAACATTTTATATCCAAGAGTTCTCTAGAGACCTTTGAATTTTACTGCTCATTTTTCCTCTGAAAGAACACAGTAAATTCTCCTTCCTACACACTTGTAGAACTCTTTGCTGGGTCAGGTTTAGGCTGATCAAGTTGATTTCAACATTTTGCTTGCTAATATTTTAAGACTCTGGTGTGCCCATATTTAAAattgaaatgagaaaaaaaatttaaccatatattatatttatattagatACTaaagtttatatatatttaactatatatatatatgtatctatatatttatatatctagtTGAAATGCACTGAAATTTTTCTTTAACACCTCCCAGTTACTGTTTCACAACCCAAAGAATAAGCAGTTAGTTATAAATAACAAGAAGTTGATTACATTAAGGGCAGCAGAGGACTGCACTTATTGCTCCCTTTGGCCCATTTTCTTCCATCCTAAGAATATAAGTTTTCCAGAAATGTAAAAAAAACTCAGAAGGAAGGTCTGGCTTTAATGAATCAGTAAGAAATAGTTTAAATGTGTGACTTTTCTAGCCAAATTTGAATGTTTATTAACTGAAGTTGCAGCCAGCAGAGAGAAACACAAACATGAGTTTGACCTTGTTATGGGATTTTGATGTTGCTAAAGGTCAGGCTCAGGAGCTTGGGCTTTGTCTGTTCCCACAGCCTGGAAGGTGTAAATATCAGTTCTTTCCTGTGAAAACTTGGAGCCTGGGTTAGCTTTCAGAATATATTTCCACTTTGGATGAGGCTTTGCAGATATTATGGTTGGTTAAATTTAGTTCTCAGTTGAAAGAGAACTAAATAACGAGCAAACCTCAGCCCAAACTATGAGTCTTTATAATAAAAGCATTTTAGACAagttttttaaacagaaaagtgCCTGAAATTACTTAAATCCAAGCTGCTTATGTACAACATATGGTTCTAAGGACCATGAGGCTTTGTTCAGCACTCAGACACTTTGTGTTGATGCTGAGCCCTAGAGGAATGTAAAAGATTTATGGGAATAGGAAATCCATTCTGTGTGTTCACTTAGTGCCCATAGAACACCGAGGCACTGATCTAAAGTGGCTCTTGTTCAGATTGACTGTGACAGCCCTGACAGTTCTAGACACAGTGCTAGCCTCTGGCCCATGGGCTTTTGTTGGCTGTATCCTAAAATGTCAGCAcattccttttttctctcttccaaAACTTGAGTTGCTGCTAGGTGGTACCAAGAGAaccaagaaaggaaaaaagagaaaacggAAGAAGGACAGAAAGAGAAAGTGATGCAGTTCCAAAGAAGCTCAGCTCCCCACAACACGTGTGTTCTTTTATAACTGGAGCAATTTTTGCTGCCTTCCAGGAGATGGTACAACACCAATGGCTGCCTGCACATGGAGGCTATTAAAGTGCTTGTTTGAATGCACCTGGATTATCCTTGAGCTTTCTTTAATCCCCTGAAGTCCACTTTAGGGAGCCTCATGATTTCTGTCAGCTGCTTTGCTGATGGTTCAGCATTTATGGAAGGCAGCTGAGGTGGTGGTGGGGTTCACTGAGATCCAGGACCTCCACATCCCTGTTTACCTCTGAGGGCTTgatgctcttctgtgccaatttCCCACCACTGGGGAACTCAGTGATCATGGAGGATTTACAAACCTGGCAGCAAAACTGGAGCTGTTTTGCTGAGGAGGAATTGTAGCCAGGCAGCTCATCCCACACACACCTTTTCATCCAGGCAGCCTTAGTCCAAGTCAGTGCCACCACAAACAGCTCAGGCTGTTCTGGGTACAGAGAGGAATTTATCCCTGATGCTGCACTTTGTGGGGAAGAGTTTGTTCCTGGTTTTAGCTGGATCAATATCCCTGGTGGGGCTGGGACTATTACATCTACCCCAGGAGAAGGATGACACTTAATGGAAAACCAGCTCCTGCTGCTACCTCAATGCAAATCCCTGATGTGTCTGATCATACCCTAATTAGTGATCCAGCAGGTCAAAAGACAGTTCTGCTTCCTCCCTGAAGGGTTGGTTTGGAGCAGAGACATGAATGTAATCATTCCACATAGAAACGGAAAGGATCCCTCTGGTTTTCATGCATACCCTCTGTCACAAAGCTCTTTGCCACCCTTAGGAAAGATGAGCAGTGGGGTGGTGTCACAGCAGGTGCTGCACTGGTTTTAGTTAACAGAGAATAAAAGGAACAGAGAACAGAAGGCTGAGGACAGGCAGGTTTCTGTTGTGTTGTGGAATTTAAAGGGATTTTGGCTGGAGGTGTGGGCATGACAAGCTGTGCCTCAGTACTCCTGTAAAGAGAGACTCCAGGCAAACCAGTGGTGTGTGTTTAGGACCACTgagtttgggaagggaaagggcagCAAATCACAGAGCACAGAGCCTGGGTGTGTGATCTCTGGGGCCAGGACAGGCCCTCCTGCAAAGGTTGTGTGAGTGATTGAACGAGTGCTGGAGCGCTGATACATCAGTGATATCAGACTGTCAGCAAGATAAGGTCACTTAATCTCCC
This genomic stretch from Melospiza melodia melodia isolate bMelMel2 chromosome 26, bMelMel2.pri, whole genome shotgun sequence harbors:
- the DDI2 gene encoding protein DDI1 homolog 2 isoform X2, with product MLLTVFCLRRDRSEITFNLQVDADFELQNFRALCELESGIPAAESQIVYAERPLTDNNRSLASYGLKDGDVVILRHKETVEPRPSLRFPGLPRIDFSSIAVPGTSSQQPPPPAQRPRPSPPDGPSFPQGLDNPALLREMLLANPHELSLLKERNPPLAEALLSGDLEKFTRVLLEQQQDRARREQERIRLYSADPFDLEAQAKIEEDIRQQNIEENMTIAMEEAPESFGQVVMLYINCKVNGHPVKAFVDSGAQMTIMSQACAERCNIMRLVDRRWAGIAKGVGTQKIIGRVHLAQVQIEGDFLACSFSILEEQPMDMLLGLDMLKRHQCSIDLKKNVLVIGTTGSQTSFLPEGELPECARLAYGAGRDDVRPEDIADQELAEAIQKSVEEAVAARWYQENQERKKEKTEEGQKEKVMQFQRSSAPHNTCVLL
- the DDI2 gene encoding protein DDI1 homolog 2 isoform X4; translated protein: MLLTVFCLRRDRSEITFNLQVDADFELQNFRALCELESGIPAAESQIVYAERPLTDNNRSLASYGLKDGDVVILRHKETVEPRPSLRFPGLPRIDFSSIAVPGTSSQQPPPPAQRPRPSPPDGPSFPQGLDNPALLREMLLANPHELSLLKERNPPLAEALLSGDLEKFTRVLLEQQQDRARREQERIRLYSADPFDLEAQAKIEEDIRQQNIEENMTIAMEEAPESFGQVVMLYINCKVNGHPVKAFVDSGAQMTIMSQACAERCNIMRLVDRRWAGIAKGVGTQKIIGRVHLAQVQIEGDFLACSFSILEEQPMDMLLGLDMLKRHQCSIDLKKNVLVIGTTGSQTSFLPEGELPECARLAYGAGRDDVRPEDIADQELAEAIQKSVEEAERRKP
- the DDI2 gene encoding protein DDI1 homolog 2 isoform X3, whose product is MLLTVFCLRRDRSEITFNLQVDADFELQNFRALCELESGIPAAESQIVYAERPLTDNNRSLASYGLKDGDVVILRHKETVEPRPSLRFPGLPRIDFSSIAVPGTSSQQPPPPAQRPRPSPPDGPSFPQGLDNPALLREMLLANPHELSLLKERNPPLAEALLSGDLEKFTRVLLEQQQDRARREQERIRLYSADPFDLEAQAKIEEDIRQQNIEENMTIAMEEAPESFGQVVMLYINCKVNGHPVKAFVDSGAQMTIMSQACAERCNIMRLVDRRWAGIAKGVGTQKIIGRVHLAQVQIEGDFLACSFSILEEQPMDMLLGLDMLKRHQCSIDLKKNVLVIGTTGSQTSFLPEGELPECARLAYGAGRDDVRPEDIADQELAEAIQKSVEEAGGTKRTKKGKKRKRKKDRKRK